DNA from Pelobacter propionicus DSM 2379:
GTTTCGGCAACCGCAATTTCAGCGAGATCGAAGGGGAGAAAGGGTGTGCCCAGAGTCTTGGTGAAGCAGAGCGCCGCCAGTCGGCGGGCCCGTTCGGGGGTGGTGTGGCGTTGGAAAGTTGTTTCGATGGCCGAGAGTTGTCGTTTTCGTTCGCTCATGGAGACGCCCTTCTCCAGGAGTCTCTTGATCTCGCGGTCCAGCGGGGATTCGGTGGAAACGGTGGCCGCGGGAGGATGCTCGGCTTTCCTGATGGTCGCATTTTCGCAGCCTGCCAGAGACAGCAGGCAGAGCGCATGGATGATAAATTTTCTCATAATTGGATAAGGGTGGTTGTGTCAGCTTTGCCGGAAGGGCGCGAGCGCCTGGTAAGCAGGAGAAGACTCCCGGCTGGATACTCCTTTCGTGATTGATGCCCGCAAAACGCCAAAGTCCCGGTGGACCGAGACTTTGAGTTGGGGTTTGAGTTGTAGCCTTATACAGCATCCGGGAATGGATGTCAAATCGGGGCGGTTTTTCGGCTGTAAAACCGCCCGTTTCGCTTGGGCCGGATGGGGCTCAATAGGCCTCGGAACTCTCCAGGACATCCTCGCTGGTGACCCGTGCCCGGAATATGCGGTAGACCCAGGCCTTGTAGGCGATCACGATCGGGACGAAGATCAGCGCAACGCCGGTCATGATCTTCAGGGTCAGCAGGCTGGAGGAGGAGTTGTAGATGGTCAGGTTGGAGGCCGGGTCGATACTGGAGGGGATCAGGTTGGGGAAAAGTCCGGCAACTCCGGTGTAGCAGACGAAGACGATGGTCAGGCAGGAGAAGAGAAAGGCCATGTGCAGCCTGTCACGGGAGGCGTAGAGTTTGACCAGAAGCAGGGATGAGACGGCGATGAGCGGGATGATCAGCAGCAGCGGGCTCTTCAGGTAGTTGTCGTACAGCCGTGTGGCCGGATAGGTTGCGCCCAGGAAGAGCACCGCCACTGCCAGCAGCGGAAACCAGAGCCGGTTGGCCATGGCGGCCGCCCGTTGGGAAAGATCTCCGGTGGTCTTGATGGCTGCGTACAGGGAACCGTGGACCGCGAAGAGCATGACGAACAGGATGCCGGTCAGCAGGCCGTAGGGGTTGAGCAGGGTCAGCAGGGAGCCGTCGTAGGCAAAAATGCTGGCGCTGAAGTCGTTGCGCATGGGGATGCCCTTGAAGATGTTGCCGAAGGCTACGCCGAAGAGCAGGCTGGGCAGGAAACTGGCGATGGTGATTGCTCTGTCCCAGCCCTTCTTCCAGGAGGGACTGTCGATCTTGCCGCGGAATTCGAAGGCAACCCCCCGCACGATCAGGGCGAAGAGCAACAGCAGCAGCGCCGTGTAGAGATTGCTGAACATCAGGGCATAGGTGGTGGGAAAGGCGGCGAAGGTCGCGCCGCCGGCGGTGACCAGCCAGACCTCGTTACCGTCCCATATCGGGCCAACCGTATTGATCAGCACTCTCCGTTCCGTATCGCTCTTTGCCAGGAAGCCGGACATGAACCCGGTTCCCAGGACAAATCCGTCGGTCATGAAGTAGAAGCTCCAGAGCACGCCCCAGAGAACAAACCAGATGATCTGAAATGCATGTGCTTCCATGGTCTATGCCCTCCCTGCCAGATTGATGATGCCGGAACCGTCGCTGTCGGGACCCTTGCGGGCGTATTTTGCCAGCAGATAGATGTCGATAACCCCCAATCCACCGTAGAGGAGGGTGAAGCCCGCCAGGGAAATGGCCACCTGGGTGGCGGAGACACTCGTGGATACGGCGTCGGCGGTTTTCAGGACACCGTAGACGATCCAGGGCTGACGCCCCATTTCAGCAACCAGCCAGCCCAGCTGGTTGGCGATATAGGGGAGCGGCAGCGAGAACACCAGCAGGGTCAGGAACAGACGGTGACGTTCGGGATGCCCCTTGAAGGAGATGATCACCGCGATCAGGCTGGCCAGGATGAAGTAGACCCCCAGGCCGACCATGACGCGGAAACTGAGGAACACCGGCAGCACCGGCGGCCGCAGTTCGCGCGGGAAGCTCTTCAGGCCGGTGACTTCGGCGTTGGCGTCGCGGAATGCCAGCAGGCTGATCATGTTGGGGATGGAAAACGCCTCCAGTGAGTTGCGCTCGTTCTTTTCGTCCGGAACCTGCAGCAGGTTCAGGTCAGCCCCTTTTTTCGTCTCCCAGACCGACTCCATGGCGGCGAACTTGGCCGGCTGGACCTTGGCCACCTCCACCGAAGAGAGGTCGCCCACCATGGCGGCCAGCAGGCATCCCGCCAGGCCGAACAGCGCAGCCTGACGGAAAGAGCGCTTGAAAAAGTCCAGTTCGTTGTTGCGCAGCAGGTGCCAGGCCGAAATGCCCATGACGAAGAAGGCCGCCAGGGTGTAGGCGGCGGTAATCTGGTGCCCGAATTTGATCAGGCCATAGGGGTTGGTGAGCACGGCGATGAAGTCGGTCATTTCCGCCCGGTTGTTGCGCAGCACGTAGCCCACCGGGTTCTGCATCCAGGCATTGGCCAGCAGGATCACCAGGCCGGAGAGGTTGGTTGCGATTGCCACCAGCCAGATGGAGAGCAGGTGCACCTTTTGGGAAACCTTGTCCCAGCCGAAGATCCAGAGGCCGATGAAGACCGACTCCAGGAAGAAGGCCACGGTGGCCTCGATGGCCAGGGGGGCGCCGAAGATGTCGCCCACGTAGCGGGAGTACTCGGCCCAGTTCATGCCGAACTGGAACTCCATGGTTATGCCGGTTACCACTCCCAGGGCGAAGTTGATCAGAAACAGCTTGCCCCAGAACCTGGTCATGCGCAGCCAGGTTTCGTCACCGGTCATGCAGTAGCGGGTCTCCATCCAGGCCACCATGATGGAGAGTCCCAGGGTCAGCGGTACGAAAATGAAATGGAACATGCAGGTTACGGCGAATTGTAGTCGACTGAGCAGTAATGTGTCCATGCTTCCTCCTCTGCGATAATAAATGACACAACAACCTATGCTGGGATTGATTGTAGCAGTCTGGTACCGGATTGCCCGTTTTTTGTTGCTAGCTGGTTAAAAAAGACCTTAATTATCTTGAAGCGCTGAAAAATTTTTTCTGCGGCCGCCGGCGTTTCTACATGCCGGCCAGTTCCTTGAGGGTTACCCTGGCCAGGATGGCGCGCACCTCATGCTGTACTTCGATCCAGACCGGGTGAACGCGGCAGGCTACGGAGCGGTCGCATTCGCCGGCGCCGATGACGCAGCGGTTGGGAACGACGGGTCCCTCCACGGCCTCCACCACCTCCAGCAGGGTGATCTTTTCCGGGGCGCGGCCGAGCATGAAACCACCACCGGTTCCGCGATAGGACCGTACCAGGCCGATTTTGCTGAACTGCTGGAATATCTTGGCCAAAAATGTCTGGGGTACGTCAACCGCTGCCGCGATCTCGCTCAGCAGGCAAACCTGGTCGCCGGGGCGTGAAGCCAGGTAAACGATACCCCGTATTGCGTATTCTCCCTTGCGGGTTAGTTCCATCATGGCAATGCAACCCCTAAAAGACTGTTTGGATCTTTTTTAGTTTTTTTTTGCGCGCCTGTCAACTGGAATCTGCGTGGTCCCGTCGCCGCTGTTAGCTGTTGTAAAGTTGTTTTAAAAATGTATTATGTGTGGCGTGCAATATGTAGATTCATACACAGAGGCCGGGAGAAGCGTGAAGTCAGCCATGTTCCGTATCATGACCGTTATTGCGCTGCTGGCCTGTCTGCTCCCCGTGACAGCCCTGGCACGGGACAGCTCTGCCACGGTCGAGCTGACCGTGGTGAAGCGCGACACCCTGATTTCCATCTGCCGAACATACCTGCGGCAGCCGGCGCGATGGCCTGAAATCGGCCGACTCAACCGGCTCGGGAACAACGATCTGATCAGGCCGGGACAGCGGCTGATCATACCCGTGGAACTGCTTAAGGGGGTACCCCTTGACGGGTGGGTGGCGTTCGTCAGGTCGGAGGTCATGATCAGGGAGGCGCGCCGGAAAGAGTGGAGAGCTCTCAGAAGCGGCGATCCTGTCCGGCAGGGGAGCCTGATCAGAACCGGCGGCGAGGGGGCAGTGGAGATCGTCTTCGACGATGGCAGTTCCCTGTACCAACACC
Protein-coding regions in this window:
- a CDS encoding cytochrome ubiquinol oxidase subunit I; translation: MDTLLLSRLQFAVTCMFHFIFVPLTLGLSIMVAWMETRYCMTGDETWLRMTRFWGKLFLINFALGVVTGITMEFQFGMNWAEYSRYVGDIFGAPLAIEATVAFFLESVFIGLWIFGWDKVSQKVHLLSIWLVAIATNLSGLVILLANAWMQNPVGYVLRNNRAEMTDFIAVLTNPYGLIKFGHQITAAYTLAAFFVMGISAWHLLRNNELDFFKRSFRQAALFGLAGCLLAAMVGDLSSVEVAKVQPAKFAAMESVWETKKGADLNLLQVPDEKNERNSLEAFSIPNMISLLAFRDANAEVTGLKSFPRELRPPVLPVFLSFRVMVGLGVYFILASLIAVIISFKGHPERHRLFLTLLVFSLPLPYIANQLGWLVAEMGRQPWIVYGVLKTADAVSTSVSATQVAISLAGFTLLYGGLGVIDIYLLAKYARKGPDSDGSGIINLAGRA
- a CDS encoding RrF2 family transcriptional regulator; this translates as MMELTRKGEYAIRGIVYLASRPGDQVCLLSEIAAAVDVPQTFLAKIFQQFSKIGLVRSYRGTGGGFMLGRAPEKITLLEVVEAVEGPVVPNRCVIGAGECDRSVACRVHPVWIEVQHEVRAILARVTLKELAGM
- the cydB gene encoding cytochrome d ubiquinol oxidase subunit II, with translation MEAHAFQIIWFVLWGVLWSFYFMTDGFVLGTGFMSGFLAKSDTERRVLINTVGPIWDGNEVWLVTAGGATFAAFPTTYALMFSNLYTALLLLLFALIVRGVAFEFRGKIDSPSWKKGWDRAITIASFLPSLLFGVAFGNIFKGIPMRNDFSASIFAYDGSLLTLLNPYGLLTGILFVMLFAVHGSLYAAIKTTGDLSQRAAAMANRLWFPLLAVAVLFLGATYPATRLYDNYLKSPLLLIIPLIAVSSLLLVKLYASRDRLHMAFLFSCLTIVFVCYTGVAGLFPNLIPSSIDPASNLTIYNSSSSLLTLKIMTGVALIFVPIVIAYKAWVYRIFRARVTSEDVLESSEAY